In Stigmatopora nigra isolate UIUO_SnigA chromosome 2, RoL_Snig_1.1, whole genome shotgun sequence, a single window of DNA contains:
- the rab15 gene encoding ras-related protein Rab-15 — MAKQYDVLFRLLLLGDSGVGKTCLLCRFTDNEFHPSHISTIGIDFKMKTLLIDGIKVRIQIWDTAGQERYQTITKQYYRRAQGIFLVYDITSERSFQHIMKWASDVDEYAPKRVQKILVGNKSDEVDKRQVPTEQGLQLARAYGMDFFETSAFTNHNITETFTRLAEQVLAANKKDLDLLRMSVTDELNLAALEEEEGLCDGGSADQGKGCWC, encoded by the exons ATGGCTAAGCAGTATGATGTGCTCTTCCGACTCCTGCTTCTCGGAGACTCTGGggttggaaaaacatgtttgcttTGTCGATTTACCGACAATGAATTTCACCCATCCCACATTTCAACAATAG GGATCGACTTCAAAATGAAGACATTGCTAATAGATGGTATCAAAGTGCGTATTCAGATATG ggACACTGCAGGCCAGGAACGCTACCAGACCATCACTAAACAGTACTACAGGCGAGCGCAG GGGATTTTTCTGGTCTACGACATCACAAGTGAGCGCTCCTTCCAACACATTATGAAATGGGCCAGTGATGTGGACGAA TACGCTCCAAAACGGGTCCAAAAGATCCTGGTCGGGAACAAGTCGGATGAAGTGGACAAGAGGCAGGTGCCCACAGAGCAAGGACTCCAG CTGGCAAGAGCTTatggaatggatttttttgagaCAAGTGCCTtcaccaaccataacataacagAG ACTTTTACACGGCTGGCCGAGCAGGTGCTGGCAGCGAACAAGAAAGACCTGGATCTTTTGCGAATGTCTGTGACTGACGAATTAAACCTGGCTGCtctggaggaagaagagggactGTGTGATGGCGGTTCTGCTGACCAAGGGAAAGGCTGCTGGTGTTAA